One Pyrus communis chromosome 13, drPyrComm1.1, whole genome shotgun sequence genomic window carries:
- the LOC137713215 gene encoding condensin-1 complex subunit CAP-D2-like — MASVFVFPPSLRALEEEQEDNRIRAQNPIDIAALRPSEFEEFVKGTSFDLSDKELFCIEEQDVFDRVYSLIRGYNILPPSCKVNLLESLRSNLSVLLPNVDSLSRVSQGQDDVTQMPDRVASHRNAFKIYTFFLLTVVLSEESNITSNNNVKVTASTRKKHPKNTWNWEPQRGRILNLIANSLEIKISLLFGSSGLEENYISFIAKNAFLLFENGTLLKDSDTKDALCRIIGACATKYQYMAQSCASIMHLLHKYDFAATHIADAVARAEKKYADGSLASSLIREIGRTNPKDYIKDTVGAENVGRFLVELSDRLPKLMSTNIGLLVPHFGGESYKIRNALAGVLGKLVAKAFKDVEGEISSKCVRLRTKQAMLDILLERCRDVSAYTRSRVLQVWAELCEEHSVSIGLWNELAEVAAGRLEDKSAMVRKSALNLLIMMLQHNPFGPQLRIASFEATLHQYKKKLKELDPDTSSEGDKNRVPSDDNTSADSEVDDANAGVNKVQQESLSDSCLPHMEENIVQKDGSVPDVGNIEQTRALVASLEAGLRFSKGISATIPTLVQLMASSSVTDVENTIHLLMRCKQFQIDASEACLHKMLPLVFSQDKSIYEAVENAFITIYIKKNPVETAKNLMNLAVESNIGDLAALEFIVSALVSKGDISTGVISALWDFFCFNISGTTAEQSRGALSVVCMAAKSSTAVLGSHLQDIIDIGFGRWAKMEPLLARTACIALQRLSVEDRKKLLSNNGRRVFGILESLVTGFGLPANIWYAAADKAIAAIYAIHPTPETLASNLVKKSLSSVFDFSGGEELQDQITSVSTGMLTTVQVGKLSRYLFVVSHVAMNQLVYIESCLKKVQKQKIWKEKMDSDQNANNTPKENGINAELGLAASEDAVLDTLSEKAEKEIVGGGSTEKNLIGHCAPFLSKLCRNFSLMQKYPELQVSAMLALCRFMIIDASFCDANLQLLFTVVESAPSEIVRSNCTISLGDLAVRFPNLLEPWTENMYSRLKDASASVRKNAVLVLSHLILNDMMKVKGYINEMAIRLEDEDERISNLAKLFFNELSKKGSNPIYNLLPDILGKLSNQNLKRESFCNIMQFLIGSIKKDKQMEALVEKLCNRFSGDTDIRQWEYISYCLSQLTFTEKGMKKLIESFKTYKQVLSEDSVMDHFRNIINKAKKFAKPELKSCIEEFEDKLNKLHLEKKEQEVTARNAEIHKQKISSMEGFGDTGKAGDASSESDITEGVETDSEVIDSCVEGMTEHVNDVSKSVSSESEEHSGASSELTESEPGDVEVQSAKTNIRGASKSKAKKSNMKEKDEQSKISSSTRKNMRSK, encoded by the exons ATGGCTTCCGTCTTTGTGTTCCCCCCGAGCCTGAGAGCCTTGGAAGAAGAACAGGAAGACAACCGTATCCGCGCCCAGAACCCGATAGACATCGCCGCTCTTCGTCCCTCCGAATTCGAAGAGTTCGTCAAAG GCACATCTTTTGATCTCTCTGATAAAGAGCTATTTTGTATTGAAGAGCAAGATGTGTTCGACCGTGTGTACTCACTGATTCGGGGTTACAATATTCTACCCCCATCTTGTAAAGTTAATCTTCTAGAGAGTCTTCGGTCCAATCTCAGTGTTCTCCTCCCAAATGTTGATTCACTCTCGCGGGTTTCTCAAGGCCAGGATGATGTCACTCAAATGCCAGATCGGGTTGCATCACATCGCAATGCTTTTAAAATCTACACATTCTTTCTCCTTACTGTTGTTCTCAGTGAGGAGTCCAACATCACTTCCAACAACAATGTGAAG GTGACAGCTAGTACCAGGAAGAAGCATCCTAAAAACACATGGAATTGGGAGCCACAAAGAGGTCGCATACTTAATTTGATTGCTAATTCATTAGAGATCAAGATTTCCTTGCTCTTTGGCTCATCAGGCCTGgaagaaaattatatttctttcattGCCAA AAATGCATTTTTGCTGTTTGAGAACGGCACACTTTTAAAAGACTCTGACACAAAAGATGCTCTGTGCCGTATAATTGGGGCTTGTGCAACGAAATACCAGTACATGGCACAATCATGTGCATCAATCATGCATCTACTTCACAAATATGATTTTGCTGCTACCCACATTGCCGATGCAGTGGCTAGGGCTGAGAAGAAGTATGCTGACGGAAGTCTAGCCAGCTCTCTTATAAGAGAGATAGGGAGGACAAATCCAAAAGACTACATCAAGGATACTGTTGGGGCTGAAAATGTTGGTCGGTTTTTGGTGGAACTTTCTGATCGGCTGCCTAAACTGATGTCTACCAACATTGGCCTTCTTGTCCCACATTTTGGTGGGGAATCTTATAAGATAAGGAATGCTCTTGCTGGTGTCTTGGGCAAGCTGGTTGCAAAGGCTTTTAAGGATGTTGAAGGTGAAATAAGTTCTAAATGTGTTCGTCTTAGAACCAAGCAAGCCATGTTGGATATTTTGCTTGAGCGGTGTCGAGATGTTTCAGCATATACTAGGAGTCGTGTTCTTCAGGTTTGGGCTGAACTATGCGAGGAACACTCTGTTTCAATTGGCTTGTGGAATGAGCTTGCAGAAGTTGCTGCTGGGAGGTTGGAGGATAAGAGTGCAATGGTTAGAAAATCTGCTCTAAATCTACTTATCATGATGTTGCAACATAACCCATTCGGCCCACAACTTCGAATAGCTTCCTTTGAAGCAACCTTACATCAGTACAAGAAAAAGCTGAAAGAGCTTGATCCAGATACCTCTTCAGAAGGTGATAAGAATAGGGTGCCATCTGATGATAATACCTCTGCGGATAGTGAGGTTGATGATGCAAATGCAGGTGTGAATAAGGTGCAGCAGGAGAGTTTATCTGATAGTTGCTTGCCTCATATGGAAGAAAATATAGTTCAAAAGGATGGCTCTGTGCCGGATGTAGGTAACATAGAGCAGACCAGGGCCTTGGTAGCCTCACTTGAGGCTGGGTTAAGATTTTCAAAGGGTATATCTGCCACAATCCCAACACTTGTTCAATTGATGGCATCATCTTCTGTCACTGATGTTGAGAATACAATACATTTGCTGATGAGGTGCAAACAGTTTCAAATTGATGCCTCAGAGGCATGTCTTCATAAGATGTTGCCACTg GTATTTTCTCAGGACAAATCCATCTATGAAGCTGTCGAAAATGCCTTCATCACAATTTACATAAAGAAAAACCCAGTAGAAACAGCCAAGAATCTTATGAATCTTGCGGTAGAATCAAATATTGGAGATCTAGCTGCTCTTGAGTTTATAGTTTCTGCCTTGGTGTCCAAAGGTGATATATCCACTGGTGTG ATATCAGCCTTATGGGATTTCTTTTGCTTCAACATAAGTGGAACTACTGCAGAGCAAAGCCGTGGTGCGTTGTCCGTCGTTTGCATGGCTGCAAAATCATCCACCGCAGTTCTTGGCTCTCATTTACAGGATATTATTGATATTGGGTTTGGTCGTTGGGCTAAAATGGAACCTCTGCTTGCTAGGACGGCGTGTATTGCTCTTCAGAGATTGTCCGTGGAAGATAGGAAAAAATTGTTGTCTAATAATGGACGGCGGGTTTTTGGTATTTTAGAGAGTTTGGTTACTGGGTTTGGGCTTCCAGCAAACATATGGTATGCTGCTGCTGATAAAGCCATAGCTGCTATATATGCAATTCATCCAACCCCGGAAACTTTAGCTTCCAATCTAGTGAAAAAATCCCTGAGTTCTGTTTTTGATTTTAGTGGAGGTGAGGAGTTGCAGGATCAAATCACTAGTGTTAGTACTGGCATGCTTACCACTGTTCAGGTCGGAAAACTTAGTAGATATCTCTTTGTCGTAAGCCATGTTGCCATGAACCAACTGGTATATATTGAATCCTGCCTTAAGAAGGTtcagaaacaaaaaatttgGAAAGAGAAGATGGATTCTGACCAGAATGCTAACAATACCCCAAAG GAAAATGGTATCAATGCTGAGCTTGGCCTTGCAGCCTCTGAAGATGCAGTACTTGATACACTCTCTGAAAAGGCAGAAAAAGAAATAGTTGGTGGCGGTTCCACTGAAAAGAACTTGATAGGACACTGTGCACCATTCTTGTCAAAACTTTGTAGAAATTTTAGTTTGATGCAGAAG TACCCGGAGCTACAAGTGTCTGCAATGCTTGCTTTATGTCGGTTTATGATTATTGATGCAAGTTTCTG TGATGCCAATCTCCAGCTTCTCTTTACAGTTGTGGAGAGTGCACCATCAGAAATCGTTCGTTCTAATTGTACTATTAGTCTTGGAGACTTGGCAGTTCGGTTCCCCAATCTGCTAGAACCATGGACAGAGAATATGTATTCCAGGTTAAAGGACGCTTCAGCTTCGGTTAGGAAGAATGCTGTTCTGGTGCTCTCACACCTTATACTAAATGACATGATGAAG GTTAAAGGTTACATAAATGAAATGGCTATACGACTAGAAGATGAGGATGAGAGGATTTCAAATCTGgctaaacttttttttaatgagtTATCTAAGAAAG GGAGCAATCCGATATATAATTTGCTTCCAGATATACTTGGAAAGTTATCCAACCAGAATTTGAAGAGAGAGTCTTTTTGCAACATCATGCAGTTTTTAATTGGTTCCATCAAGAAG GACAAACAAATGGAAGCCCTTGTTGAAAAGCTTTGCAATAGGTTTAGTGGAGATACAG ATATCAGACAATGGGAATATATTTCTTATTGCCTCTCTCAGCTGACATTCACTGAAAAGGGAATGAAAAAGCTTATAGAGTCATTCAAGACGTATAAACAAGTCCTCTCGGAGGATTCTGTGATGGACCACTTTAGAAACATAATAAACAAG GCAAAGAAGTTTGCAAAACCAGAACTTAAATCGTGCATTGAGGAATTCGAGGATAAGCTGAATAAGTTACACTTGGAAAAGAAGGAACAAGAAGTGACAGCGAGAAATGCCGAAATTCATAAGCAAAAGATCAGCAGCATGGAAGGTTTTGGGGATACTGGGAAAGCTGGTGACGCTAGTTCAGAATCTGATATTACCGAAG GTGTAGAAACCGACAGCGAAGTCATTGATTCATGTGTCGAAGGGATGACTGAGCATGTGAATGACGTCTCAAAATCTGTATCGTCTGAGTCAGAAGAACATTCTGGTGCTTCGAGTGAGTTGACAGAATCAGAACCAGGTGACGTTGAAGTTCAATCAGCAAAAACTAACATAAGAG GAGCGTCGAAATCGAAAGCCAAGAAAAGCAACATGAAAGAGAAGGATGAACAAAGTAAGATTTCTTCATCCACAAGAAAAAATATGAGGTCAAAGTAA
- the LOC137712050 gene encoding transcription factor ORG2-like, protein MLALSPPMFSTIGWPIDQDSTSHDYYKDHITTTNDQTAESSSLHILPSGHPKSELDRSTPSTTISGEYSSVSPVAKKLNHNASERDRRKKINSLYSSLRSLLPADQTLQKKLSIPNTVSRVVKYIPELQKQVEGFIRKREELLSRITKQESALHEEKKQIKSAARSSLSAVSAYQLNDKEVAIQISSLKTKNNLLSDILLNLEEEEGLQILNASSFESSGGRVFYNLQFQVERTYRLECESLSDKLMSFSGQEY, encoded by the exons ATGTTAGCCTTGTCGCCTCCTATGTTTTCAACCATTGGATGGCCCATAGATCAAGATTCTACAAGCCACGATTACTACAAGGACCATATTACCACTACTAATGATCAAACTGCAGAGTCATCCTCCCTTCATATACTTCCATCTGGTCACCCAAAGTCTGAGCTTGATCGTTCCACACCATCCACAACCATAAGCGGCGAGTACTCCAGCGTTTCCCCGGTGGCTAAGAAGCTTAACCATAATGCCAGTGAGCGTGATCGTCGCAAGAAGATCAACAGCTTGTATTCCTCATTGCGTTCATTGCTTCCTGCGGATCAAACG TTACAGAAAAAGTTAAGCATTCCGAATACAGTTTCGCGTGTGGTGAAATACATCCCGGAGCTCCAAAAGCAAGTGGAGGGATTCATTCGAAAGAGGGAGGAGCTTTTGTCAAGAATAACtaagcaagaaagtgcattgcATGAGGAGAAGAAGCAAATAAAAAGTGCAGCTCGGAGCTCCTTATCTGCTGTTTCAGCATATCAGCTTAATGACAAAGAAGTAGCAATTCAAATTTCCTCCTTGAAGACCAAAAACAATTTATTATCTGATATCTTGCTAAAtttagaggaggaggaggggctTCAAATACTAAATGCTTCTTCCTTCGAGTCGTCTGGAGGAAGGGTTTTCTATAATTTACAATTTCAG GTGGAAAGAACTTACAGACTAGAATGTGAGAGTTTAAGTGACAAGCTCATGTCCTTCTCTGGACAAGAATATTAA